One window of Bactrocera tryoni isolate S06 chromosome 2, CSIRO_BtryS06_freeze2, whole genome shotgun sequence genomic DNA carries:
- the LOC120767295 gene encoding uncharacterized protein LOC120767295 yields MRKDSEQSFKLIFESVKTIAAELDLEIKIPRLAKRQTNRDNYEGEPEEYYRRSIYIPFLDNFLDQINERFLKHRELLSKIENILPNKCINLDVIEMQETVRVLEKQWSADVEDRADFVVNLECGKGTG; encoded by the exons atgcgtaaggattctgaacaatcgtttaaactaatttttgaatcagttaaaacaatagccgcagaattagatttagaaatcaaaattccgcgtttggcgaaacggcaaactaatcgcgacaattatgaaggcgaaccggaagaatattaccgcagatcaatttatataccgtttttagataattttttggatcaaatcaatgaacgatttttaaaacatcgagagctgctttccaaaattgaaaacattttgccaaataaatgcataaatcttGACGTTATTGAGATGCAGGAGACTGTTCgtgttttagaaaagcaatgGTCCGCTGATGTAGAAGATCGCGCTGATTTCGTTgtgaatttagaatgtggaaaag gaactggttaa